A genomic window from Carassius gibelio isolate Cgi1373 ecotype wild population from Czech Republic chromosome A11, carGib1.2-hapl.c, whole genome shotgun sequence includes:
- the LOC128022332 gene encoding olfactomedin-like protein 3A isoform X1: MVYTRLKCESVTGNCLVLCNRLNVSRAVHPKKLKLKKNKKEKELEVIQLSIERAAPDVLGSSSRSALSLNIPANSVPLHEGFSTPPNIRTYSVFLKQSPPVFKMRDIQLLVLILSGLVGAQQQALMDYLERRLLAIEDRISLWHEQTSRYASELREFKQQMVAQLEGLDKSKEALQSELDTVGTRVDRVEREMDYLETQNEVQPCVDVDDKLVEQQVTVVKERNKAKYAKLTDCSDMISSIKGMKILKRVGGAKGMWTKDMGRGTGKVYILNGTEDNTVYEFGTVREFTSSQGTSAATSIQLPSSWGGMGHAIYNNQLYYLKKGEEMKLMKFDLQKNIVTDSAVFPAKNHLPVYSLNPETFIDLAVDEEGLWAIYATQENERYISLTKIDSKTLDIEQMWDTPCVRENAEAAFVICGTVYVVYNSKLPSRSRIQCVFDVSDMVTNDDAPHVHFPKRYGTHASIKYSPVEQLLYAWDDGYQILYKLQMKKKLEV, encoded by the exons ATGGTTTATACTAGACTCAAATGTGAGTCAGTGACGGGAAATTGTCTAGTGTTATGCAACAGACTGAATGTGAGCCGTGCTGTTCATCCAAAGAAATTAAAGCTGAAGAAGAACAAAAAGG aaaaggAACTGGAGGTCATCCAGCTCTCCATAGAAAGAGCTGCTCCAGATGTGTTAGGCTCCTCCTCTCGCTCTGCTCTTTCTCTAAACATTCCAGCCAACTCAGTGCCTCTGCATGAGGGCTTTTCCACTCCACCTAACATACGCACATACTCAGTGTTTCTAAAGCAGTCTCCTCCAGTCTTTAAGATGAGAGACATCCAGCTCCTTGTCCTCATTCTCTCTGGCCTGGTGGGGGCTCAGCAGCAGGCCCTTATGGACTACTTGGAGAGAAGACTCCTTGCTATTGAG GATCGCATCTCCTTGTGGCATGAGCAGACCAGCCGCTACGCTTCAGAGCTGCGCGAGTTCAAGCAGCAGATGGTGGCACAGCTAGAGGGCCTGGACAAGAGCAAGGAGGCGCTGCAGAGCGAGTTGGACACAGTGGGTACACGCGTAGACCGCgtggagagagagatggactaCCTCGAAACACAGAATGAAGTGCAGCCTTGCGTGGATGTGGATGACAAGCTGGTGGAGCAGCAGGTGACGGTTGTCAAGGAGAGGAATAAAGCCAAGTACGCTAAGCTCACAG ACTGCAGTGACATGATCTCCAGCATCAAAGGCATGAAGATTCTCAAACGAGTGGGTGGCGCTAAGGGAATGTGGACCAAAGATATGGGAAGGGGCACTGGGAAGGTGTACATCTTAAATGGGACTGAGGATAATACAGTGTATGAATTTGGTACAGTCCGTGAATTCACTTCCTCCCAAGGCACTTCTGCGGCCACCAGCATCCAGCTCCCTTCGTCCTGGGGTGGTATGGGTCATGCCATCTACAACAACCAGCTGTACTATCTGAAGAAGGGTGAGGAGATGAAACTAATGAAGTTTGATCTTCAGAAGAACATAGTTACAGACAGTGCCGTGTTTCCAGCTAAAAACCATCTCCCAGTGTACAGCCTGAATCCAGAGACCTTCATCGATTTAGCAGTTGATGAAGAGGGCCTGTGGGCTATCTATGCCACTCAGGAGAATGAGAGGTACATCTCTTTGACCAAGATAGACTCTAAAACACTAGACATTGAGCAGATGTGGGACACTCCTTGTGTGAGGGAGAACGCAGAGGCAGCATTCGTCATCTGCGGTACCGTCTACGTGGTCTACAATTCCAAACTTCCAAGCCGCTCTCGAATTCAGTGCGTGTTTGACGTTAGTGACATGGTCACAAATGATGACGCTCCACATGTACACTTTCCCAAACGATACGGCACTCATGCCAGTATCAAATACAGCCCAGTGGAGCAGCTGCTCTATGCTTGGGACGATGGCTATCAAATCCTCTACAAACTTCAAATGAAAAAGAAGCTGGAGGTGTAA
- the LOC128022332 gene encoding olfactomedin-like protein 3A isoform X2 produces MRDIQLLVLILSGLVGAQQQALMDYLERRLLAIEDRISLWHEQTSRYASELREFKQQMVAQLEGLDKSKEALQSELDTVGTRVDRVEREMDYLETQNEVQPCVDVDDKLVEQQVTVVKERNKAKYAKLTDCSDMISSIKGMKILKRVGGAKGMWTKDMGRGTGKVYILNGTEDNTVYEFGTVREFTSSQGTSAATSIQLPSSWGGMGHAIYNNQLYYLKKGEEMKLMKFDLQKNIVTDSAVFPAKNHLPVYSLNPETFIDLAVDEEGLWAIYATQENERYISLTKIDSKTLDIEQMWDTPCVRENAEAAFVICGTVYVVYNSKLPSRSRIQCVFDVSDMVTNDDAPHVHFPKRYGTHASIKYSPVEQLLYAWDDGYQILYKLQMKKKLEV; encoded by the exons ATGAGAGACATCCAGCTCCTTGTCCTCATTCTCTCTGGCCTGGTGGGGGCTCAGCAGCAGGCCCTTATGGACTACTTGGAGAGAAGACTCCTTGCTATTGAG GATCGCATCTCCTTGTGGCATGAGCAGACCAGCCGCTACGCTTCAGAGCTGCGCGAGTTCAAGCAGCAGATGGTGGCACAGCTAGAGGGCCTGGACAAGAGCAAGGAGGCGCTGCAGAGCGAGTTGGACACAGTGGGTACACGCGTAGACCGCgtggagagagagatggactaCCTCGAAACACAGAATGAAGTGCAGCCTTGCGTGGATGTGGATGACAAGCTGGTGGAGCAGCAGGTGACGGTTGTCAAGGAGAGGAATAAAGCCAAGTACGCTAAGCTCACAG ACTGCAGTGACATGATCTCCAGCATCAAAGGCATGAAGATTCTCAAACGAGTGGGTGGCGCTAAGGGAATGTGGACCAAAGATATGGGAAGGGGCACTGGGAAGGTGTACATCTTAAATGGGACTGAGGATAATACAGTGTATGAATTTGGTACAGTCCGTGAATTCACTTCCTCCCAAGGCACTTCTGCGGCCACCAGCATCCAGCTCCCTTCGTCCTGGGGTGGTATGGGTCATGCCATCTACAACAACCAGCTGTACTATCTGAAGAAGGGTGAGGAGATGAAACTAATGAAGTTTGATCTTCAGAAGAACATAGTTACAGACAGTGCCGTGTTTCCAGCTAAAAACCATCTCCCAGTGTACAGCCTGAATCCAGAGACCTTCATCGATTTAGCAGTTGATGAAGAGGGCCTGTGGGCTATCTATGCCACTCAGGAGAATGAGAGGTACATCTCTTTGACCAAGATAGACTCTAAAACACTAGACATTGAGCAGATGTGGGACACTCCTTGTGTGAGGGAGAACGCAGAGGCAGCATTCGTCATCTGCGGTACCGTCTACGTGGTCTACAATTCCAAACTTCCAAGCCGCTCTCGAATTCAGTGCGTGTTTGACGTTAGTGACATGGTCACAAATGATGACGCTCCACATGTACACTTTCCCAAACGATACGGCACTCATGCCAGTATCAAATACAGCCCAGTGGAGCAGCTGCTCTATGCTTGGGACGATGGCTATCAAATCCTCTACAAACTTCAAATGAAAAAGAAGCTGGAGGTGTAA
- the LOC128022334 gene encoding synaptotagmin-6-like: MSAIATEDQDVFCEKAVALIVDLCLDDSPLLDPDTCQDFLLLLTNENPNISSRDVSFNLLLLVFVVCGLALLGVISVATWKLCWVPWRSKVLSSSATALAPTWPERHQHREEGHSDYYPSLRDIMATDKLKDPGNFLEAAVKISHTSPDIPADVQLSMKDHLMRRTRISRQTTEPASSNRHSSFKKHLPRQMHHVTSLDRGSEFLDVEDHPTCTAASLGRIQPELYKQSMMDAEESSKNGTAKTCGKINFSLKYDYEGAFLLVTILKAFDLPAKDLCGSSDPYVKIYLLPDRKRKFQTRVHRKTLNPTFDETFQFPVPYEELGSRKLHLSVFDFDRFSRHDMIGEVILENLFEVSDLSRETSIWKDIQYATSESVDLGETMFSLCYLPTAGRLTLTVIKCRNLKAMDITGYSDPYVKVSLICDGRRLKKKKTSIKKNTLNPAYNEAIIFDIPPENMDQVSLHISVMDYDLVGHNEIIGVCRVGSHAEGLGRDHWNEMLAYPRKPIAHWHPLLEPKKSEKEWKTRTASFDSQGSCPSPRLPSSP, from the exons ACGTTTCCTTCAATCTCCTGCTGCTTGTATTTGTGGTGTGTGGTTTGGCCCTGCTGGGTGTCATAAGTGTCGCCACCTGGAAACTGTGCTGGGTGCCCTGGCGCAGCAAAGTGCTTTCCTCTAGCGCCACTGCCCTTGCCCCCACTTGGCCAGAGAGGCACCAACACAGAGAAGAAGGTCACAGTGACTACTACCCAAGCCTCAGAGACATTATGGCAACAGACAAGCTGAAGGATCCTGGGAACTTTCTGGAGGCGGCAGTGAAGATTAGTCATACATCGCCAGATATCCCCGCAGACGTGCAGCTGTCCATGAAGGATCATCTGATGAGACGTACGCGTATCTCACGGCAAACAACCGAGCCAGCCTCCTCTAACAG GCATAGTTCCTTCAAAAAGCACCTTCCAAGGCAGATGCACCATGTGACCAGTCTGGACCGTGGAAGTGAATTTTTAGATGTGGAGGACCATCCCACCTGCACCGCTGCTTCTCTTGGCCGCATCCAACCGGAACTTTACAAACAGAGCATGATGGATGCTGAGGAGTCATCTAAGAATGGCACTGCCAAAACATGTGGCAAGATCAACTTCTCCCTAAAGTACGATTACGAGGGAGCGTTCCTCCTCGTTACCATCCTCAAGGCGTTTGACCTACCTGCAAAGGATTTGTGTGGCAGCTCTGATCCTTATGTCAAGATCTACCTGCTCCCAGACCGTAAGCGTAAATTCCAAACTCGCGTGCACCGCAAGACACTCAATCCCACATTTGATGAGACCTTTCAGTTTCCGGTGCCATATGAGGAGCTGGGGTCCAGAAAGCTCCACTTGAGCGTCTTTGACTTTGACCGCTTCTCAAGGCATGACATGATTGGCGAGGTGATACTGGAAAACCTTTTTGAAGTTTCAGACCTGTCCCGGGAGACATCTATCTGGAAGGACATCCAGTATGCCACTAGC GAGAGTGTGGATCTTGGAGAGACAATGTTCTCTCTCTGCTACTTGCCAACCGCAGGGAGGCTCACGCTTACTGTCATCAAATGTAGGAACCTCAAAGCCATGGATATTACCGGTTATTCAG ATCCGTATGTGAAGGTGTCACTGATTTGTGATGGGAGACGcttgaaaaagaagaaaacttcCATAAAAAAGAACACGCTGAATCCAGCATATAATGAGGCTATTATCTTTGACATTCCACCAGAGAATATGGATCAAGTCAGCTTACACATATCAGTTATGGACTACGATCT AGTGGGACACAATGAGATCATTGGAGTCTGTCGTGTAGGGAGCCATGCTGAGGGCCTTGGGAGAGACCACTGGAATGAAATGCTCGCTTACCCTCGAAAACCCATCGCTCACTGGCACCCACTCTTAGAGCCCAAGAAGTCTGAGAAGGAG TGGAAGACTCGTACCGCAAGCTTTGACAGTCAGGGATCTTGCCCATCTCCCAGACTCCCCTCCAGTCCATAA